The following proteins come from a genomic window of Mariniflexile sp. TRM1-10:
- a CDS encoding cytochrome c oxidase subunit 3 produces the protein MSTTVANAGTEVKTWGGGNEPLKASYGKMMMWFFIVSDALTFSGFLAAYGFSRFKFIDAWPIADEVFTHVPFLHGQELPMIYVAFMTFILIMSSVTMVLAVDAGHHLNKAKVTLYMFLTIIGGIIFVGSQAWEWATFIKGDFGAVQTKGGNILQFVDTEGHRVALRDFVVAGEHERVQQERKDGIWFAEEGTLPPYTVEEVVHGLETHENILVRTQLLDEHGQKTVLSRDESLKQLKNNGRLVVEGANLHVNEYGSPLFADFFFFITGFHGFHVFSGVIINIIIFFNVVLGTYERRRSYEMVEKVGLYWHFVDLVWVFVFTFFYLV, from the coding sequence ATGAGTACTACAGTTGCAAACGCTGGAACAGAAGTTAAAACTTGGGGAGGAGGTAACGAGCCTTTAAAAGCAAGTTATGGTAAAATGATGATGTGGTTTTTCATCGTTTCAGATGCTTTGACCTTTTCGGGGTTTTTAGCAGCCTACGGATTTTCAAGATTTAAATTTATTGATGCATGGCCAATTGCCGATGAGGTATTTACACACGTACCATTTTTACATGGGCAAGAGTTACCAATGATTTATGTGGCGTTTATGACGTTTATACTTATCATGTCGTCTGTAACCATGGTATTGGCTGTAGATGCTGGTCATCATTTAAATAAAGCCAAAGTAACCTTATATATGTTTTTAACCATTATTGGTGGTATCATATTCGTTGGATCTCAAGCTTGGGAGTGGGCAACATTTATAAAAGGCGATTTTGGTGCTGTTCAAACAAAAGGAGGAAACATTCTTCAATTTGTTGATACGGAAGGCCATCGTGTAGCATTAAGGGATTTTGTGGTAGCAGGGGAACATGAGCGCGTACAACAAGAGCGTAAAGATGGTATTTGGTTTGCTGAAGAAGGAACTTTGCCACCTTATACTGTTGAAGAAGTTGTACACGGTTTAGAAACACATGAAAATATTTTGGTTAGAACGCAGTTGTTGGACGAACATGGTCAAAAAACAGTTTTGTCTAGAGACGAGTCGTTAAAACAGTTGAAAAACAATGGGAGATTAGTGGTTGAAGGTGCTAATTTACATGTTAATGAATATGGTTCGCCCTTATTTGCAGACTTCTTTTTCTTTATAACAGGGTTTCACGGATTTCACGTATTTTCTGGAGTGATAATTAATATCATTATTTTCTTCAATGTGGTATTGGGAACTTACGAAAGACGTAGAAGCTACGAAATGGTTGAAAAAGTTGGTTTATACTGGCACTTTGTAGATTTGGTTTGGGTATTTGTATTTACATTCTTCTACCTAGTTTAA
- a CDS encoding efflux RND transporter periplasmic adaptor subunit has protein sequence MNKTVKISLVLVVIILLAFVLKYFKDANSKAIEDFKVEEPFYTSISTKAVATGKLNPEEEIELKPQISGIVDEILVEEGDVVKKGDLIAKIRVVPNEQSLVSASSRISSTKLSYDNAKVLYERNKSLFEKGVISKQDFENSELAFNQAKETLSQAQNDYQIIKRGSISGGSSANTNIIAQISGTVLEIPVREGDQVIQSNNFNAGTTIAIIADMSHMIFEGKVDEAEVGKLKEGKEIKVILGAINEKEFPAKLTFVAPRGVEENGAVQFTVKANVTLDKTTNIRAGYSANAEIDIENKDSVLAIREALLQYNRITEKPFVEILESEGKYKKQNVTLGLSDGINVEITEGVKKGDKIKVWNKASKDNEDEEQGR, from the coding sequence ATGAACAAAACAGTAAAAATCAGTTTAGTATTAGTTGTCATCATACTATTAGCATTTGTATTAAAATATTTTAAAGACGCCAACTCTAAAGCCATTGAAGATTTTAAAGTTGAAGAGCCTTTTTATACATCCATAAGCACCAAGGCGGTAGCAACAGGTAAATTAAATCCTGAAGAAGAAATTGAGCTAAAACCTCAAATTTCTGGTATAGTTGATGAAATTCTTGTTGAAGAAGGCGATGTGGTTAAAAAAGGTGACTTAATTGCAAAGATTCGAGTTGTGCCAAACGAACAAAGTTTGGTAAGTGCCAGCAGTCGTATTTCTTCAACTAAGTTATCGTATGATAATGCGAAAGTGTTATACGAAAGAAACAAATCGCTTTTTGAAAAAGGCGTTATTTCCAAACAAGATTTTGAAAACAGCGAACTGGCATTTAATCAAGCTAAGGAAACACTCAGTCAAGCCCAAAACGATTATCAAATTATAAAACGCGGGTCTATTTCTGGCGGAAGTTCGGCAAATACCAATATTATAGCACAAATTTCAGGAACTGTTTTAGAAATTCCTGTGCGTGAAGGCGATCAAGTCATTCAAAGTAATAATTTCAATGCAGGAACTACCATTGCCATAATTGCCGATATGAGTCACATGATTTTTGAAGGTAAAGTAGATGAAGCTGAAGTTGGGAAATTAAAAGAAGGCAAAGAAATAAAAGTTATTTTAGGAGCCATCAATGAAAAAGAATTCCCTGCAAAACTAACCTTTGTTGCTCCCAGAGGTGTTGAAGAAAATGGTGCTGTTCAGTTTACCGTTAAAGCCAATGTCACTTTAGATAAAACCACTAATATTAGAGCAGGATACAGCGCCAATGCCGAAATTGATATAGAAAATAAAGACAGTGTTTTAGCTATAAGGGAAGCGTTGCTACAATACAACCGAATTACCGAAAAGCCTTTTGTTGAAATATTGGAAAGTGAAGGTAAGTACAAAAAGCAAAATGTCACTTTGGGATTGTCCGATGGTATCAATGTAGAAATTACCGAAGGCGTTAAAAAAGGCGATAAAATTAAAGTGTGGAACAAAGCTTCAAAAGACAATGAAGATGAAGAACAAGGAAGATAA
- a CDS encoding energy transducer TonB: MKQFVVLFLLFTSLTMYSQNRAYNEKPPVFPNCDSLTIDKLQTCFDTYVYNHIFDNFKVPEQVTKEHYKGEVIVLFEVDTMGQFKVLYVEAMYDELKTEVKRVFSLFPKVTPATYNGRKTYKQYTIPIRIPLVDQTAIPQDIAKENELSELEQQAKSEFDSVNTSLKAFENKAYSSQLNIPFTHSDYARFDRDMNIVGANSHTASKPFIYEDVSRYYDFKAEKGKLLKETDTWVGRKLWNEHLVQLQGNDYWFTIDPIFDLETGTDANADFNSTYNNTRGFLVQGGLGDKLSFYASVFESQGRFAQYVNEYAESLKAFGPDPAIIPGRGIAKRFKTDSYDYPVAEAYLSYKPAKFINIQFGHGKNFIGDGYRSLLLSDVASPHPFLKLNTSFWKIKYTNTWMWLKDVRPEVENDKAFLSKYIANHYLSWNVSKKLNIGLFESVLWTNSNDRGFDVNYLNPIIFYRAIEFETGQGAGNALLGASAKYKFNDNVNIYSQFILDEFSLSDIKGGEKSWKNKYGYQLGLKYYNAFKVDNLLLQFEYNRMRPYTYSHNTIVLNYGHNNQSMAHLWGANFSEAILIGRYHYKRWFADAKLIFGVRGLDFNDGTDNFSYGGDIYRDYNDRPFDTGVEVGQGIKTKTFNGNLQAGYVINPASNLKIFTDITVRNFNPEAETATTFKNNTVWFNFGIRTDLFNWYFDF; this comes from the coding sequence ATGAAGCAATTCGTTGTTCTATTCCTACTTTTTACAAGTCTTACAATGTATTCCCAAAACAGGGCTTATAATGAAAAACCTCCTGTATTTCCTAATTGCGATAGCTTAACTATAGATAAACTGCAAACATGTTTTGACACGTATGTTTACAATCATATTTTCGATAATTTTAAAGTGCCTGAACAAGTTACAAAAGAGCATTATAAAGGTGAAGTCATTGTGCTTTTTGAGGTCGATACGATGGGACAATTTAAAGTGCTTTATGTCGAGGCGATGTACGATGAATTGAAAACCGAAGTGAAACGGGTGTTTTCGTTATTTCCAAAAGTAACACCGGCAACATACAATGGTCGAAAAACCTATAAGCAATATACCATTCCCATCCGCATACCTTTGGTTGATCAAACAGCAATACCCCAAGATATAGCCAAAGAAAACGAGCTGTCTGAGCTAGAGCAACAGGCCAAATCAGAATTTGATAGTGTGAATACTTCTTTAAAAGCATTTGAAAATAAAGCGTATTCCAGTCAGTTAAACATACCGTTTACGCATAGTGATTATGCGAGGTTTGACAGGGACATGAATATAGTTGGTGCCAACAGTCACACCGCATCCAAACCATTTATTTACGAAGACGTTTCGAGATATTACGATTTTAAAGCTGAAAAAGGCAAGTTGCTAAAAGAAACTGATACTTGGGTAGGAAGAAAACTTTGGAACGAACATTTGGTGCAATTACAAGGAAATGATTATTGGTTTACTATCGATCCTATTTTCGATTTGGAAACAGGAACGGATGCTAATGCCGATTTTAATTCCACTTATAACAATACGCGTGGGTTTTTAGTGCAAGGTGGTTTGGGTGATAAGTTAAGTTTTTATGCATCGGTTTTTGAAAGCCAAGGCAGATTTGCCCAATATGTAAACGAGTATGCCGAAAGTTTAAAAGCCTTTGGACCCGATCCTGCTATTATTCCGGGACGTGGTATTGCAAAGCGTTTTAAAACGGATTCTTATGATTATCCCGTGGCAGAAGCCTATTTGTCGTATAAGCCAGCTAAGTTTATTAACATCCAATTCGGGCATGGTAAAAACTTTATTGGAGATGGGTATCGTTCGTTATTATTGAGTGATGTGGCGAGTCCGCACCCATTTTTAAAATTAAACACATCTTTTTGGAAAATAAAGTATACCAATACGTGGATGTGGTTAAAAGATGTGCGTCCAGAAGTAGAAAATGACAAAGCGTTTTTAAGCAAATACATCGCCAATCACTATTTAAGTTGGAACGTTTCCAAAAAATTGAATATAGGATTGTTTGAGTCGGTGTTGTGGACCAATAGTAACGATAGAGGTTTTGATGTGAATTATTTAAACCCGATTATATTCTACAGAGCTATTGAATTTGAAACGGGCCAAGGTGCCGGAAATGCATTGCTTGGAGCTTCTGCTAAATATAAGTTTAATGATAACGTTAATATATATAGTCAGTTTATTTTAGACGAGTTTTCATTAAGTGATATAAAAGGAGGCGAAAAAAGTTGGAAAAACAAATATGGTTATCAACTTGGCCTTAAGTATTACAATGCCTTTAAAGTTGATAATTTATTGTTGCAGTTTGAGTACAATCGCATGCGTCCATATACCTATTCGCATAATACTATTGTGCTTAATTATGGGCATAACAACCAATCAATGGCGCATCTATGGGGAGCCAACTTTAGTGAAGCTATTTTAATTGGACGTTACCATTATAAACGCTGGTTTGCCGATGCTAAACTTATTTTTGGAGTTCGCGGATTGGATTTTAATGATGGAACGGATAATTTTAGCTATGGTGGCGATATTTATAGAGATTATAACGACCGACCTTTTGATACCGGTGTAGAAGTTGGGCAAGGCATCAAAACAAAAACCTTTAATGGCAATTTACAAGCAGGTTATGTCATAAATCCAGCATCAAATTTGAAGATTTTCACCGATATAACTGTTAGAAATTTTAATCCTGAAGCGGAAACAGCCACTACATTTAAAAACAATACGGTTTGGTTTAACTTTGGTATTAGAACCGATTTGTTTAATTGGTATTTTGATTTTTAA
- a CDS encoding DUF420 domain-containing protein: MSNKQEILDDKKYNKLIVVLSIVIPIVVAILFGVRIPNVEPLSFLPPIYATINGLTAIILVIAFFAIKNKQVVLHENLMTTAIWCSALFLIMYVAYHMTSDSTKFGGEGTIKYVYYFILLTHILLSIVVIPFVLITYVRAITNNIEKHKKIARITFPLWLYVAVTGVIVYVMISPYYA; this comes from the coding sequence ATGAGTAATAAACAAGAAATTTTAGATGATAAAAAATACAATAAATTAATTGTAGTATTATCAATAGTGATACCCATAGTCGTCGCCATCTTATTCGGTGTAAGAATACCTAATGTAGAACCTTTGTCTTTTTTACCACCTATTTATGCTACCATAAATGGATTGACAGCTATTATTTTAGTAATTGCTTTTTTTGCCATTAAAAACAAACAAGTAGTGCTTCATGAAAATTTAATGACAACCGCCATTTGGTGTTCGGCTTTATTTTTGATTATGTACGTAGCTTACCACATGACCAGCGATTCCACAAAGTTTGGAGGCGAAGGAACTATTAAGTATGTGTATTATTTCATCTTATTAACTCATATTTTACTGTCTATTGTTGTTATTCCATTTGTGTTAATCACGTATGTTAGAGCGATAACCAATAACATAGAAAAGCATAAAAAAATAGCAAGAATTACTTTTCCGTTATGGTTATATGTTGCTGTGACAGGGGTTATTGTTTATGTTATGATTTCACCATATTACGCTTAA
- the cyoE gene encoding heme o synthase, whose amino-acid sequence MGNSKTSVTVPSVISDFKEITKMRLALSVVFSSLAGYLLGVETVDFKTLVLLALGGYFMVGASNAFNQIIEKDLDALMDRTKNRPIPAGRMSVTTAFIIASVFTVLGIIILYTINKQTAMFGAISIFLYTCVYTPLKTKTPLAVFVGAIPGAIPFMLGWVAATDDFGIEPGTLFALQFFWQFPHFWAIGWFLFEDYKKGGFFMLPTGKQDKGTAVQTIMYTIWTLLVSIIPVFGFTGSLKLSIVAAILVFILGLGMLYFAIRLFKEMTEKAAKQLMLASVSYITLVQIVYVIDKFIR is encoded by the coding sequence TTGGGCAATTCAAAAACGTCGGTAACAGTACCTTCTGTAATTTCAGATTTTAAGGAAATCACTAAAATGCGATTGGCATTAAGTGTGGTATTTTCATCACTTGCGGGTTATTTATTAGGTGTTGAAACAGTTGATTTTAAAACCTTGGTTTTATTGGCACTTGGCGGCTATTTTATGGTAGGTGCATCCAATGCATTCAATCAGATTATTGAAAAAGATTTGGATGCCTTAATGGATCGCACCAAGAATAGACCCATTCCTGCAGGTCGGATGTCGGTAACCACCGCATTTATAATTGCATCTGTTTTTACAGTGTTGGGTATTATTATTTTATACACCATCAATAAGCAAACGGCTATGTTTGGTGCTATATCCATTTTTTTATACACCTGCGTTTATACACCTTTAAAAACGAAAACACCTTTGGCGGTTTTTGTTGGAGCGATACCGGGGGCGATTCCGTTTATGCTAGGTTGGGTAGCAGCAACCGATGATTTTGGTATAGAACCAGGCACTTTGTTTGCCTTACAGTTTTTTTGGCAGTTTCCCCATTTTTGGGCTATTGGTTGGTTTTTGTTTGAAGATTATAAGAAAGGCGGGTTCTTTATGTTGCCAACAGGTAAACAAGATAAAGGCACTGCGGTTCAAACCATTATGTACACTATTTGGACGCTTTTGGTGTCTATTATTCCGGTTTTTGGTTTTACAGGTAGTTTAAAACTTTCTATCGTAGCAGCCATTTTGGTTTTTATATTAGGTTTGGGCATGTTATATTTTGCCATTCGATTATTTAAAGAAATGACCGAAAAAGCAGCAAAACAGTTGATGCTGGCAAGTGTTTCATATATAACATTGGTACAAATTGTTTACGTCATCGATAAATTTATAAGATAA
- a CDS encoding ABC transporter permease — protein MFDLDLWREIFQSINKNRTRSLLSGFTVAFAILLFTILFGIANGLQNTFSEAFVDDASNSIFIQSGRTTKANKGFQAGRQIQFKNEDFNYIKEEFGNKVEYITARIYNNIQASFRNEQGSYSLRGVHPDHQFLEKTQVQEGRYINQTDLVNRTKVVVIGKKIEEDLFLKTTALGKYINLSGIPYKVVGIFTDDGGDHEESIIYMPVTTSQQVYGNNDYIDQINLTYNPELDYDEALAFSNTLSKKLKERFSVASSDQRAVRVHNMAEGTKAVSQMTFGLTVIILVIGFGTLIAGIVGISNIMIFIVKERTKEIGIRKALGASPKSIISIILIESIIITAIAGYVGLLIGVGVVELAEPVLKDYFIKDPGVSNSLVIGATITLISAGAIAGYLPAKKASQIKPIVALRND, from the coding sequence ATGTTTGATTTAGACCTTTGGCGAGAAATATTTCAAAGTATCAATAAAAATAGAACCAGAAGTTTATTGTCTGGCTTTACCGTCGCATTTGCTATTTTGCTATTCACCATTCTTTTCGGTATCGCCAACGGGTTACAAAACACTTTTTCCGAAGCCTTTGTCGATGACGCTAGCAATTCTATATTTATACAATCTGGACGTACAACTAAGGCAAATAAAGGGTTTCAGGCAGGTAGGCAAATTCAATTCAAAAATGAAGATTTCAATTATATAAAAGAAGAATTTGGAAACAAGGTAGAATATATTACCGCCAGAATCTATAACAACATACAGGCCTCTTTTAGAAACGAACAAGGGAGTTACAGTTTAAGGGGCGTTCATCCAGACCATCAGTTTTTAGAAAAAACCCAAGTACAGGAAGGCCGTTATATAAATCAAACCGATTTAGTTAATAGAACCAAAGTTGTGGTTATTGGCAAAAAAATCGAAGAAGATTTGTTTTTAAAAACAACAGCTTTAGGAAAGTATATAAACCTTAGTGGCATCCCATATAAAGTCGTTGGGATTTTTACCGATGATGGAGGCGATCATGAAGAAAGCATTATATACATGCCCGTAACAACTTCGCAACAGGTGTATGGTAATAATGATTATATAGATCAAATAAACTTAACCTACAATCCAGAATTGGATTATGATGAAGCTTTAGCGTTTAGCAACACACTTAGCAAAAAACTTAAAGAACGGTTTTCGGTAGCAAGTAGTGATCAACGCGCGGTAAGAGTTCATAACATGGCAGAAGGCACTAAAGCAGTTAGCCAAATGACATTCGGCTTAACGGTTATTATACTTGTAATAGGTTTTGGAACCTTAATAGCAGGTATTGTGGGAATAAGCAATATCATGATTTTTATAGTTAAAGAACGCACCAAAGAAATAGGTATTCGTAAAGCATTAGGGGCGTCGCCAAAATCAATTATATCCATTATTTTAATAGAATCCATAATCATAACCGCCATTGCAGGCTATGTTGGCTTGCTGATAGGTGTTGGGGTTGTCGAGTTAGCAGAACCTGTTTTAAAAGATTATTTCATTAAAGACCCAGGTGTAAGTAACAGTTTGGTAATTGGAGCTACCATTACACTGATATCCGCAGGTGCTATAGCGGGCTATTTGCCAGCAAAAAAAGCATCGCAAATTAAACCAATTGTAGCATTAAGAAACGACTAA
- a CDS encoding cytochrome c oxidase subunit 3, with the protein MDLTQGTLEEKNNRAKKMMLWFGIISLIMSFAGWTSAFVVSSSRPDWLKDFQLPNAFIISTIIIMLSSVAFMLAKRALKSSHSKATMLWLFITLILGIVFIFYQFFGFQQIIDLGYNFTGPTSNVTMSYIYLIAIVHILHVVVGLVCLLVVIYNHFKQKYKPTKMLGFELAATFWHFIDILWVYLFLFLYFIR; encoded by the coding sequence ATGGATTTAACACAAGGTACTTTAGAAGAAAAAAATAACAGAGCAAAAAAAATGATGCTTTGGTTTGGTATCATTTCGCTTATTATGTCGTTCGCGGGATGGACGAGCGCCTTTGTAGTAAGCAGTTCCAGACCCGATTGGTTGAAAGATTTTCAATTGCCTAATGCTTTTATAATCAGTACGATTATAATTATGTTGAGTAGTGTGGCGTTCATGCTGGCAAAAAGAGCTTTAAAAAGTAGCCACAGTAAGGCTACAATGCTTTGGTTATTTATCACGCTTATTTTAGGTATTGTCTTTATTTTTTATCAATTTTTTGGCTTTCAACAAATTATTGATTTGGGTTATAATTTCACGGGTCCAACCAGTAATGTCACCATGTCTTACATCTATTTAATAGCAATTGTGCATATTTTACACGTTGTAGTAGGGCTAGTTTGTTTATTGGTGGTAATTTATAATCATTTTAAACAAAAGTATAAACCAACAAAAATGCTTGGTTTTGAACTTGCAGCAACCTTTTGGCATTTTATAGACATCCTATGGGTGTATCTCTTTTTATTTTTATATTTTATAAGATAA
- a CDS encoding ABC transporter ATP-binding protein, with amino-acid sequence MLEIRQLHKSYPIGDSSLHVLKGIDLTVEQGEMVAIMGSSGSGKSTLLNIIGMLDEADSGDYILDGLPIKNLTEKKAAVYRNKFLGFIFQSFNLINYKNALENVALPLYYQGMKRKERQELAMFHLEKVGLANWANHLPKELSGGQNQRVAIARALAANPKLLLADEPTGALDSSTSHEIMAFIQQLNDEGKTILMVTHEEDIANMCKRIVRLRDGVIMEDKKVTQVRAQQYV; translated from the coding sequence ATGTTAGAAATACGTCAATTACACAAATCCTACCCTATAGGAGATTCCAGTTTACATGTATTAAAAGGTATTGATCTTACTGTTGAACAAGGCGAAATGGTTGCCATTATGGGGTCTTCGGGCTCTGGAAAATCCACTTTGTTAAATATCATAGGGATGTTGGACGAAGCAGATTCTGGAGACTATATTCTAGACGGATTGCCCATTAAGAATCTTACCGAAAAGAAAGCAGCTGTTTACAGAAACAAATTTTTAGGATTTATTTTTCAATCGTTCAATCTTATTAATTATAAAAATGCCCTTGAAAATGTAGCGTTACCTTTGTATTATCAAGGTATGAAACGTAAAGAACGTCAAGAGTTGGCCATGTTTCATTTAGAAAAAGTAGGGTTGGCTAATTGGGCAAACCATTTGCCGAAAGAATTATCGGGAGGTCAAAACCAGCGTGTTGCCATAGCCAGAGCCTTAGCTGCAAATCCTAAGTTATTATTAGCCGATGAGCCAACAGGTGCTTTAGATTCGTCAACTTCACACGAAATTATGGCATTTATTCAGCAATTAAATGATGAAGGTAAAACCATTTTAATGGTAACCCACGAAGAAGATATTGCCAATATGTGTAAACGAATTGTGCGCCTACGCGATGGCGTCATTATGGAAGACAAAAAAGTAACACAGGTAAGAGCCCAACAGTATGTTTGA
- a CDS encoding SCO family protein gives MSKKTNYSYIGIAFIILVFGIIFIPKIIDRISNNDVIRNESRSDFSKENKVNLSDLAFIEINGEAKKVPSFSFTNQDGKTITNKDYEGKVYVIEFFFTTCPTICPRMNANLIQIQNAFKGFENFGVASFTINPDYDTPEILKAYAEHYGVTNPNWHLMTGDKEAIYKLSNEGFNLYTAQDEDAVGGFEHSGNFALIDKNGFIRSRKDEFGNPIIYYKGIVSESEKVDDDGTPEEISALKEDIKKLLNE, from the coding sequence ATGAGCAAAAAAACTAATTATTCATATATAGGTATCGCATTTATTATTCTCGTTTTTGGTATTATTTTCATTCCAAAAATTATAGATAGAATTTCTAATAATGATGTCATCAGAAACGAAAGCAGAAGTGATTTTTCCAAGGAAAATAAAGTAAACCTTTCCGATTTGGCTTTTATAGAAATTAACGGAGAAGCAAAAAAAGTTCCATCATTTTCTTTTACAAATCAAGATGGAAAAACCATAACCAATAAAGATTATGAGGGCAAGGTGTATGTCATTGAATTCTTTTTTACAACCTGCCCAACCATTTGCCCAAGAATGAATGCCAACCTTATTCAAATCCAAAATGCATTTAAAGGGTTTGAAAATTTTGGAGTGGCATCTTTCACTATAAATCCAGATTACGATACGCCTGAAATTCTTAAAGCCTATGCAGAGCATTATGGCGTAACCAACCCTAATTGGCATTTAATGACAGGCGATAAAGAGGCTATTTACAAACTGTCAAACGAAGGGTTTAATCTTTATACAGCACAAGATGAAGATGCTGTAGGGGGTTTTGAACATTCTGGAAATTTTGCTCTAATCGATAAAAATGGATTTATTCGTTCTAGAAAAGATGAGTTTGGTAACCCGATTATTTATTACAAAGGGATTGTTTCAGAATCTGAAAAGGTAGACGATGATGGTACACCGGAAGAGATTAGTGCATTAAAAGAAGATATTAAAAAATTGCTAAATGAGTAA
- a CDS encoding ABC transporter permease, with translation MFKFLLERDTWQEVFDSFSKNKLRSILTMVGVWWGILLLIGLLGSARGLENSFNRLFGSFATNSVFVWGQNTSKPFKGFQEGKQVRLTLSDAKKVEENVEGIEFVLPRSQQSANVTRNFLSGSFQMAGDYPLLDQLQKKKLIHGRFINQNDIDDNKKTAVISEDAYKQLFDKGEGAIGNYIDINGINFMVIGIFEVSNMNMGPSTDIHIPFTTFQQIYNQGDRIGWMMITGKPEYDIKQIEEDTKLLLKNLNNIHPEDTRAFGSFNLGKEFAKVTGFLTGMQFLTWFVGIATLIAGVFAIGNILLITVRERTKEIGVRRALGATPFEIKRQIVVEAVFLTLVAGIFGIISGGWILIGLDAAFGQGSDAAIVNASVSIAVVFIALIILVVLGTLIGLIPAFKATSIKPIEALREE, from the coding sequence ATGTTTAAATTTTTATTAGAAAGAGATACGTGGCAAGAAGTTTTCGATAGCTTTAGTAAAAACAAACTAAGGTCAATCCTTACTATGGTAGGTGTTTGGTGGGGCATTTTATTGTTAATAGGTTTGTTAGGTTCTGCAAGAGGATTGGAAAATTCATTTAACCGATTGTTTGGTAGTTTTGCAACCAATAGTGTGTTTGTTTGGGGTCAAAATACCAGCAAACCTTTTAAAGGGTTTCAAGAAGGAAAGCAAGTAAGGTTAACGTTGTCCGATGCCAAAAAAGTTGAAGAAAACGTAGAAGGTATTGAGTTTGTACTTCCAAGAAGCCAGCAATCGGCAAATGTTACAAGAAACTTTCTTTCAGGAAGTTTTCAAATGGCTGGTGATTATCCGTTGTTAGACCAATTACAAAAGAAGAAACTCATTCACGGAAGATTTATCAATCAAAATGACATTGATGATAATAAAAAAACAGCCGTCATATCTGAAGATGCCTATAAGCAATTGTTTGATAAAGGGGAGGGTGCCATTGGTAACTATATAGATATTAATGGTATAAACTTTATGGTTATTGGCATTTTTGAAGTGAGTAATATGAATATGGGACCATCAACAGATATCCATATACCATTCACAACGTTTCAACAAATATACAATCAAGGCGATAGAATTGGTTGGATGATGATTACCGGAAAACCAGAATACGACATCAAACAAATTGAAGAAGACACAAAATTATTGCTTAAAAACTTAAATAATATCCACCCAGAAGACACACGTGCTTTTGGAAGTTTTAATCTAGGAAAAGAATTTGCGAAAGTTACAGGTTTTTTAACAGGCATGCAGTTTTTAACATGGTTTGTGGGTATCGCTACCCTAATAGCAGGAGTTTTTGCCATTGGTAATATATTGCTAATAACCGTGAGAGAACGCACCAAAGAAATTGGGGTACGTCGTGCCTTAGGTGCCACACCGTTTGAAATTAAAAGACAAATAGTAGTTGAAGCCGTTTTTTTAACATTAGTAGCAGGTATTTTCGGAATTATTTCCGGAGGTTGGATTCTAATTGGATTGGATGCTGCTTTTGGTCAAGGGTCCGATGCTGCCATAGTTAACGCATCGGTATCTATAGCGGTGGTGTTTATTGCACTTATCATATTAGTCGTGTTAGGTACTTTAATAGGGTTAATTCCAGCATTTAAAGCAACCAGTATAAAACCAATAGAAGCATTAAGAGAAGAATAA
- a CDS encoding cytochrome C oxidase subunit IV family protein, producing MAHAHKLEIFRGLVKFKSNTQKIWGVLIFLTIVTAVEVVLGIYKPEALMGQVLGMKGLNWIFIILTLVKAYYITWDFMHMRDETRGLRRAVVWTAIFLILYLIFILLQEGGYVFHVYDKGYIKRDF from the coding sequence ATGGCACACGCACATAAATTAGAGATATTTAGAGGTTTAGTTAAGTTTAAATCGAATACTCAAAAAATTTGGGGAGTTTTAATCTTTTTAACCATTGTTACTGCTGTAGAGGTTGTATTGGGTATATACAAACCAGAAGCTTTAATGGGTCAAGTATTAGGAATGAAAGGCCTTAACTGGATATTTATTATATTAACTTTAGTAAAAGCATACTATATTACTTGGGATTTTATGCACATGCGCGATGAAACTAGAGGTTTAAGACGTGCAGTGGTATGGACAGCCATTTTCTTAATTCTTTATTTAATATTTATCTTATTACAAGAAGGTGGTTACGTTTTTCACGTTTATGACAAAGGTTATATAAAAAGAGATTTTTAA